A region from the Mesorhizobium sp. J8 genome encodes:
- a CDS encoding enoyl-CoA hydratase/isomerase family protein — MSDPRLDLSFDGAVARMTIRRPEKLNALDAAMVDALVPLCRTVERSAAKVLILTGEGEKSFCAGGDVAAWSALGAEQFARHWIRDGHAGFDALARLSQPVIAVLNGHCLGGGLELAACADYRIAESHARIGLPETSLGIIPGWSGTQRTARRFGPQLVRRMSLFGEVYSADEALRLSLVDKVVDKGSGLASAEELAAIVAGRSATATELAKMLINAAEGEERERVLDAFAGRIAAGSDDLRAGLAAFREKSHRPGD; from the coding sequence GTGAGCGATCCGCGCCTCGACCTCAGCTTCGACGGAGCGGTCGCGCGAATGACCATCCGCCGGCCTGAGAAGCTCAACGCGCTCGATGCCGCGATGGTCGATGCGCTCGTGCCGTTGTGCAGGACGGTGGAGCGTTCCGCGGCGAAGGTTCTGATCCTGACCGGCGAGGGCGAGAAGTCGTTCTGCGCGGGCGGCGACGTCGCTGCCTGGAGCGCGCTCGGCGCTGAGCAGTTCGCGCGCCACTGGATCCGCGACGGCCATGCCGGCTTCGACGCTCTTGCCAGGCTCTCGCAACCGGTCATTGCCGTCCTCAACGGCCATTGCCTTGGCGGGGGTCTGGAGCTTGCGGCCTGCGCCGACTATCGGATCGCCGAGAGCCACGCCCGCATCGGCCTGCCTGAAACCAGCCTCGGGATCATACCAGGCTGGTCGGGCACCCAGCGCACGGCTCGCCGTTTCGGCCCCCAATTGGTCCGGCGCATGTCGCTCTTCGGCGAGGTCTATTCCGCCGACGAGGCCTTGAGATTATCGCTTGTCGACAAGGTGGTCGACAAGGGGAGCGGCCTCGCGTCGGCCGAGGAACTTGCCGCTATCGTTGCAGGCAGGTCCGCTACCGCCACCGAACTCGCCAAGATGCTCATCAACGCCGCTGAAGGCGAGGAACGGGAGCGTGTCCTGGATGCATTTGCCGGACGTATCGCCGCCGGCAGCGACGACCTTCGGGCGGGCCTCGCTGCCTTCCGGGAAAAGAGCCACCGGCCGGGAGACTGA
- a CDS encoding sugar phosphate isomerase/epimerase family protein: protein MRDFSRNHSALALNTATLGHNLDGHGAGWSIERVLDACAERGLRGIVFWRREIGGHAVEIGERVRAAGLSVVGLCRAPYLTGPLALPGRAAIMDDFRAAIDMAAGLGARVLTIVCGGVEPGTKGIGESLKLVADRVAEAAAYAAASNVRLALEPLHPVYGGDRSCLVTMRDAVDLCVAVGAPNVGVAVDVYHVWWDRTLAAELLRAGAERIFGYHLCDWLAQTSDVLLDRGMMGDGVADLKAIRAAVEAAGYDGPCEVEVFSAQNWWKRDPGDVLDACVERFRAVC from the coding sequence ATGCGTGACTTCTCGAGGAACCATTCCGCGCTGGCACTCAATACGGCGACGCTCGGCCACAATCTCGACGGTCACGGCGCGGGCTGGTCGATCGAGCGTGTGCTCGATGCGTGCGCCGAGCGCGGCCTGCGCGGCATAGTCTTCTGGCGCCGCGAAATCGGCGGCCACGCCGTCGAGATCGGCGAGCGGGTTCGCGCGGCTGGCCTCAGTGTCGTCGGCTTGTGCCGCGCGCCTTATCTCACCGGCCCCTTGGCGCTGCCCGGCCGCGCGGCGATCATGGACGATTTCCGCGCCGCGATCGACATGGCCGCCGGTCTCGGCGCGCGTGTCCTGACCATCGTTTGCGGCGGGGTCGAGCCGGGAACGAAAGGCATCGGCGAAAGCCTCAAGCTGGTCGCGGATCGTGTCGCCGAAGCTGCAGCCTACGCGGCGGCCAGCAACGTTCGCCTGGCTCTCGAGCCGCTGCATCCGGTTTATGGTGGCGACCGGTCGTGTTTGGTGACGATGCGCGACGCGGTCGATCTTTGCGTCGCCGTCGGTGCGCCCAATGTGGGCGTCGCGGTCGACGTCTACCACGTCTGGTGGGATCGCACACTGGCCGCCGAATTGCTGCGGGCCGGGGCGGAACGCATTTTCGGCTATCACCTGTGCGATTGGCTGGCGCAGACAAGCGACGTTCTGCTCGATCGCGGCATGATGGGAGACGGCGTGGCCGACCTGAAAGCAATCCGCGCGGCGGTGGAAGCGGCCGGCTATGACGGACCGTGCGAGGTGGAGGTGTTCTCGGCGCAGAACTGGTGGAAGCGTGACCCCGGGGACGTCCTGGACGCCTGCGTGGAGCGCTTCCGCGCCGTTTGTTGA
- a CDS encoding acyl CoA:acetate/3-ketoacid CoA transferase codes for MVAVNSSSGLLCPDAVLEAIGKRFATEGAPRDITTIHPIAAGDMFGTKGVDHVALPGLLSRIIGGSYPSGPTNAEPPLIWQRILAGDVAAWNFPSGIVFDMLREGAAHRPGVLTKVGMDTFVDPALEGGAMNAVARKSPIVQRVEFNGETWLHFPALRPDVAIIRATTADEKGNLTFEQEGATLGAMEMALAARNCGGIVIAQVKRVAAAGTLRPHEVQVPGILVDFIVEAPDQLQTTGTAYDPAISGELFRPLHTFRTPEYNVSKVIARRVAQELRAGWAVNIGFGISANVPRILIEEGLHGAVTWVIEQGPVGGVPLLDFKFGCASNAEAFVASPHLFTYFQAGGFDCSLLSFLEIGSDGSVNVSRLSSTPHRTAGAGGFVDITTRARKIVFSGNFNAGAKMRLENGKLIIDKEGKVAKIVPKVDQVSFSGRRAVSQGQDVTYVTERCVIRLTSDGLVVTEIAPGLDLERDVLRQAASPLAVSPGLKLMDTALFLDQPIGLRL; via the coding sequence ATGGTCGCGGTCAATTCGTCGTCCGGCCTGTTGTGTCCGGACGCGGTGCTTGAAGCCATTGGCAAACGCTTCGCGACGGAGGGAGCGCCGCGCGACATCACCACAATCCATCCGATCGCCGCCGGCGACATGTTCGGCACCAAGGGTGTCGACCACGTCGCTTTGCCGGGCCTGCTCAGCCGCATCATCGGCGGCTCGTATCCGTCGGGGCCGACCAATGCCGAGCCGCCGCTGATCTGGCAGCGCATTCTGGCCGGCGACGTGGCGGCCTGGAACTTCCCTTCGGGAATCGTCTTCGACATGTTGCGCGAGGGCGCGGCGCACCGTCCAGGCGTGCTGACCAAGGTCGGCATGGATACCTTTGTCGATCCGGCGCTCGAGGGCGGCGCCATGAACGCCGTCGCGCGGAAATCGCCGATCGTGCAGCGCGTGGAATTCAACGGCGAGACGTGGCTGCACTTCCCAGCCCTCCGGCCGGATGTGGCGATCATCCGCGCGACCACAGCGGACGAGAAAGGAAACCTCACTTTCGAGCAGGAGGGGGCGACCCTCGGCGCGATGGAGATGGCACTTGCGGCGCGCAATTGCGGCGGCATCGTCATTGCCCAGGTCAAGCGCGTCGCGGCTGCGGGCACGCTGCGGCCGCATGAGGTGCAGGTCCCCGGAATTCTGGTGGACTTCATCGTCGAGGCTCCGGATCAGCTGCAGACAACGGGCACTGCATATGATCCGGCCATATCGGGCGAGCTGTTCCGGCCGCTGCACACATTCCGCACGCCGGAATACAATGTCTCCAAGGTCATCGCGCGCCGCGTCGCGCAGGAGCTTCGAGCGGGCTGGGCAGTCAATATCGGCTTCGGCATCTCGGCCAACGTGCCTCGCATCCTGATCGAGGAAGGACTGCACGGCGCCGTCACCTGGGTGATCGAACAGGGTCCGGTGGGCGGCGTGCCATTGCTCGACTTCAAATTCGGCTGCGCCTCGAACGCGGAAGCGTTCGTCGCCTCTCCGCACCTTTTCACCTACTTCCAGGCCGGAGGCTTCGACTGCTCCTTGCTGTCGTTCCTCGAAATAGGCTCCGACGGATCCGTCAACGTCTCGCGCCTCTCCTCGACGCCACATCGCACCGCCGGCGCCGGCGGCTTCGTGGACATCACCACGCGGGCACGCAAGATCGTGTTCTCCGGTAACTTCAACGCGGGCGCGAAGATGCGGCTGGAGAACGGAAAGTTGATCATCGACAAGGAAGGCAAGGTCGCAAAGATCGTCCCGAAAGTGGACCAGGTCAGCTTTTCAGGACGGCGCGCCGTCAGCCAAGGCCAGGACGTCACTTATGTGACGGAAAGGTGCGTCATTCGCCTGACCTCCGATGGCCTGGTCGTCACCGAAATAGCCCCTGGGCTCGACCTCGAGCGGGACGTCCTGCGGCAGGCGGCGTCTCCTCTCGCGGTCTCGCCCGGGCTGAAGCTGATGGACACGGCGCTGTTCCTCGACCAGCCGATCGGACTGCGGCTGTGA
- a CDS encoding MaoC family dehydratase yields the protein MSADAQGKSLTGFELSYEDVEVGDHFETPSREVTAAAIEAFAEMTGDRFEIHMSDEAALQHGFPARVAHGLLVLSLVDGLKNNAVARFRAIASLGWTWRFSAPVLAGDTIRAEVAVAGKRITHNPARAILRLRFVVRNQRGRAIQEGENELMIYRRDIA from the coding sequence ATGAGCGCCGACGCCCAGGGAAAATCGCTCACAGGTTTCGAGCTAAGCTACGAAGACGTTGAGGTCGGCGATCATTTCGAAACGCCTTCCAGGGAAGTAACGGCGGCCGCGATAGAAGCGTTCGCGGAGATGACCGGTGACAGGTTCGAAATCCATATGAGCGACGAGGCGGCACTTCAGCACGGCTTCCCGGCGCGCGTGGCGCATGGCCTGCTTGTGCTGTCTCTTGTCGATGGGCTGAAGAACAATGCCGTTGCCCGGTTTCGGGCGATAGCCTCGCTCGGCTGGACATGGCGGTTTTCAGCCCCGGTGCTTGCGGGCGACACCATAAGAGCCGAGGTGGCGGTCGCCGGCAAGCGGATCACTCATAATCCGGCCCGCGCAATCCTTCGCCTGCGTTTCGTCGTTCGCAACCAGCGGGGACGGGCCATACAGGAAGGCGAGAACGAGTTGATGATTTATCGGCGTGACATCGCTTGA
- a CDS encoding cytochrome b codes for MHRYSQITIAIHWLTAVLVVVAWLTAVGGRHARTDPSYVHFTVGLAVLLLVIPRLLARWLGAAPMIEDPQNRWLDLAARAAHTLLYVLLIALPLSGWYAASRLGVPVSFLGIDLPSLAAPVQGASGEIADLHETGGTLILWLAGLHALIALWHQFVMKDRTLERMNPLAPSDLRGDRR; via the coding sequence ATGCATCGCTATTCCCAGATCACGATCGCAATTCATTGGCTGACGGCGGTGCTCGTGGTGGTCGCGTGGCTCACGGCCGTAGGGGGCCGACACGCGCGGACAGATCCCTCCTACGTCCACTTTACGGTAGGCCTAGCCGTATTGCTGTTGGTTATTCCTCGCCTACTGGCCCGATGGCTGGGCGCCGCGCCCATGATCGAAGATCCGCAGAACCGATGGCTAGATCTTGCAGCGCGTGCCGCACACACTTTGCTCTACGTTCTCCTCATCGCGCTGCCGCTGAGCGGTTGGTACGCCGCCTCGCGGCTCGGCGTGCCGGTCTCGTTTCTTGGTATCGATCTGCCGAGCCTAGCGGCGCCAGTGCAAGGCGCGTCAGGAGAGATTGCCGACTTGCACGAAACCGGCGGAACACTGATCCTTTGGCTCGCAGGTCTGCACGCGCTGATAGCGCTCTGGCATCAATTCGTCATGAAAGACCGGACACTCGAGCGCATGAATCCGTTGGCGCCGTCCGATTTGAGGGGGGATCGTCGCTAG
- a CDS encoding universal stress protein yields MKHIVVRNFIRSTSSHRIRPRRIARLRVDRDQSRDGISLIWRKDGFRPSGYRYSSVKFPEQGAAAMPSKTLLTVTGPDQGDDDLKLATGLCEEINAHLSVLVLVIAAPPSGGAYAEVVSPAWLAERQAEMEMLQKRISAVSKMLSASPVSTDLSDDYPDHAWADEVIGRRARYADLTVLGPDLLTSQTLKEKVIEGALFSSGRPLLLVPKGPTVTLKPKRVLVAWDASLEASRALRESLNILSGADEVRVAMVNPIEDERHHGAEPGADVASYLSRHGVKVAVDRLPSSNHSIADVLRRHAVDTGAELMVMGAYGHSRLRERIFGGVTRSMIEDPGLPIIMAR; encoded by the coding sequence ATGAAACACATCGTCGTCCGGAATTTCATTCGGTCCACCTCCAGCCATCGGATCAGGCCAAGGCGTATCGCGCGGTTGCGCGTTGACCGGGATCAATCTCGAGACGGGATCAGTTTGATCTGGCGCAAGGACGGTTTCCGACCATCTGGCTACCGCTACTCCTCTGTGAAATTTCCCGAACAAGGAGCTGCCGCTATGCCATCCAAGACATTGCTCACGGTTACAGGGCCCGATCAGGGAGATGACGATCTGAAGCTTGCCACCGGCCTGTGCGAAGAGATCAATGCCCATCTCTCGGTGCTTGTTCTGGTCATCGCGGCGCCCCCCTCTGGCGGAGCATATGCCGAGGTGGTTTCGCCGGCTTGGCTCGCGGAGCGACAAGCTGAAATGGAAATGCTGCAGAAGCGGATTTCGGCCGTTTCCAAAATGCTGTCGGCGAGCCCGGTATCGACGGACCTGAGCGACGACTACCCCGACCATGCCTGGGCAGATGAGGTCATTGGCCGGCGCGCGCGTTACGCCGATCTAACTGTCCTTGGGCCAGACTTGCTAACGAGCCAAACGCTCAAGGAGAAAGTCATCGAGGGCGCGCTGTTTTCGTCCGGGCGGCCACTGCTGCTTGTCCCCAAAGGGCCGACTGTGACGTTGAAGCCAAAACGCGTCCTCGTCGCATGGGACGCCAGCCTGGAAGCGTCGCGCGCTTTGCGGGAGTCGCTCAACATTCTTTCAGGCGCCGACGAGGTGCGGGTCGCCATGGTCAACCCGATCGAGGACGAACGGCATCACGGCGCGGAACCCGGGGCAGACGTGGCAAGCTATCTCTCCCGTCATGGAGTGAAGGTGGCAGTAGACCGACTGCCGAGCTCAAACCACTCTATCGCCGATGTTCTGCGCCGACATGCCGTCGACACTGGCGCCGAACTCATGGTCATGGGGGCTTACGGCCATTCCCGGCTGCGCGAGAGGATTTTCGGCGGCGTCACCAGATCGATGATCGAGGACCCGGGGCTGCCGATCATCATGGCTCGTTGA
- a CDS encoding c-type cytochrome, with protein sequence MALTLRAATAQEMSNGQQEYLNSCAVCHGLDGKGDGPMADVLRKHPANLTTLTRRNGGEFPYWRVYATIDGRGLVPEHGERDMPVWGNQFLPDDVKKYGPYGGEAVTTERIQNLAGYVMTLQR encoded by the coding sequence ATGGCGCTGACGCTGAGAGCCGCGACGGCACAGGAGATGAGCAATGGACAGCAGGAATATCTGAATTCCTGCGCCGTCTGCCACGGTTTGGACGGCAAGGGCGACGGACCGATGGCCGACGTATTGCGGAAGCACCCCGCGAATTTGACCACGCTCACGAGGCGCAATGGTGGGGAATTTCCGTACTGGCGGGTCTACGCGACGATCGACGGCCGCGGCCTCGTGCCCGAGCATGGGGAGCGCGACATGCCGGTCTGGGGCAACCAGTTCCTACCCGACGACGTGAAGAAGTACGGCCCCTACGGTGGAGAGGCCGTCACCACGGAACGCATTCAAAACCTGGCCGGTTACGTCATGACGCTCCAGCGCTAG
- a CDS encoding dihydrodipicolinate synthase family protein, translating to MIIHLPDSLGTLSDYRLQDKTIPAARLPPDAPRTVLSAAHVVADPLSASDPGGRPAIDWKTTIAFRRHLHGLGLGIAEAMDTAQRGMGLDWPSALELIRRTRSELPDALIFNGAGTDQLGPDDARTLDDVCRAYFEQIEAIQKVGGRLIVMASRALAAVARSPDDYVSAYGDVLARCDRPVILHWLGEMFDPALKGYWGADCFEDALETVLAIIGNNTARIDGIKISLLDKEKEITMRRRLPAGVKMYTGDDFNYPELIAGDEQGFSHALLGIFDPLAQAAAYAVDRLGRGDIQGFHATLDPTVPLARLIFRAPTQYYKTGVVFLAWLNGFQDHFIMLAGAQSMRPLPYFVEVFKLADGCGLLVDPELAAARMRKLLALYGL from the coding sequence ATGATCATCCATCTGCCGGATAGCTTGGGCACACTTTCCGACTACCGGCTTCAGGACAAAACGATTCCGGCCGCGCGATTGCCGCCCGATGCGCCACGTACCGTGCTGTCGGCGGCCCATGTCGTGGCGGATCCTCTCAGCGCCAGCGACCCCGGCGGCCGCCCCGCCATCGACTGGAAGACAACGATCGCATTCAGGCGTCACCTTCATGGGCTCGGCCTCGGCATCGCCGAAGCAATGGACACCGCGCAGCGTGGCATGGGTCTCGACTGGCCTTCGGCCTTGGAGTTGATCCGCAGGACCAGGAGCGAATTGCCTGACGCGCTCATCTTCAACGGCGCCGGCACCGATCAGCTCGGACCTGACGATGCGCGCACGCTCGACGATGTCTGCCGAGCCTATTTCGAGCAGATCGAGGCCATCCAGAAGGTCGGCGGCAGATTGATCGTCATGGCCAGCCGGGCGCTGGCGGCCGTGGCGCGTTCGCCGGATGACTATGTTTCGGCCTATGGCGATGTGCTTGCGCGCTGCGACCGCCCGGTGATCCTGCACTGGCTTGGAGAGATGTTCGATCCGGCCCTCAAGGGTTACTGGGGAGCCGACTGCTTCGAGGATGCGCTCGAGACGGTCTTGGCGATTATCGGAAACAACACCGCCAGGATCGACGGCATCAAGATTTCGCTCCTCGACAAGGAGAAGGAAATCACGATGCGCCGCCGTCTGCCCGCCGGCGTGAAGATGTATACCGGCGACGACTTCAATTATCCGGAGCTGATCGCGGGCGACGAGCAAGGATTCTCGCATGCCCTTCTCGGCATCTTCGATCCCTTGGCGCAGGCCGCCGCCTACGCCGTCGACAGGCTCGGCCGTGGCGATATCCAAGGCTTCCACGCCACGCTGGATCCGACCGTGCCGCTGGCGCGCCTGATCTTTCGAGCACCCACCCAGTACTACAAGACGGGGGTCGTGTTCCTTGCCTGGCTGAACGGGTTCCAGGATCATTTCATCATGCTCGCGGGCGCCCAGTCGATGCGGCCGCTGCCCTATTTCGTGGAGGTGTTCAAGTTGGCCGACGGATGCGGCCTTTTGGTCGATCCCGAACTGGCCGCCGCGCGCATGCGCAAGCTGCTTGCTCTTTATGGCCTCTGA
- a CDS encoding acyl-CoA dehydrogenase family protein — protein sequence MPLTETQQQVREMARQFAEDVIRPVAEALDRDERFPAEIYEQMGELGLFGIGVPEAMGGPGFDTLTYALVMEELSRGYASVADQCGLVELISTLLVQHGTEAQRRQWLGPAMRAEKKAAYCITEPEAGTDVSGIRTTATRDGDGWRLNGGKIWIHNAPVADVGFVLARTDKDAGHRGMSIFIVDLHSRGIERGPKEHKMGQRASQVGALNFNDVVLGPEALLGEEGRGFHMMMSVLDKGRVGIASLAVGIAQAGLEAAVDYAQQRRQFGKAIADFQGVQWLLADMAKDIEAARLLVRSAAEKIDAGESATKACSIAKCFAGDIAVARTADAVQVFGGSGYIRGFEVERLYRDAKITQIYEGTNQIQRMIIARELLKHGARA from the coding sequence GTGCCGCTGACCGAAACGCAGCAGCAGGTGCGCGAGATGGCGCGCCAGTTTGCCGAGGATGTCATTCGTCCGGTTGCCGAGGCGCTTGATCGGGACGAGCGCTTTCCTGCGGAAATATATGAGCAGATGGGCGAGCTCGGCCTCTTCGGTATCGGCGTTCCGGAGGCCATGGGCGGTCCCGGCTTCGACACACTTACCTATGCGCTGGTGATGGAGGAACTGTCGCGCGGCTATGCATCCGTCGCCGATCAGTGCGGCCTCGTCGAGCTGATCAGCACCTTGCTTGTCCAGCATGGTACCGAGGCGCAGCGGCGGCAGTGGCTGGGTCCGGCCATGCGCGCCGAGAAGAAGGCCGCCTACTGTATCACCGAGCCTGAGGCTGGCACCGATGTTTCCGGGATACGCACCACCGCGACGCGCGACGGGGACGGATGGCGGCTGAACGGCGGCAAGATCTGGATCCACAACGCGCCGGTCGCCGACGTCGGTTTCGTGCTGGCGCGCACCGACAAGGACGCGGGTCATCGCGGCATGTCGATCTTCATCGTCGATCTGCACTCCAGGGGAATAGAGCGCGGGCCGAAGGAACATAAGATGGGTCAGCGAGCCAGCCAGGTCGGCGCGCTCAATTTCAACGATGTCGTCCTGGGTCCTGAAGCGCTGCTGGGCGAAGAAGGCCGTGGTTTCCACATGATGATGAGCGTGTTGGACAAGGGGCGTGTCGGCATCGCCTCGCTGGCCGTCGGCATCGCGCAGGCGGGTCTCGAGGCAGCGGTCGACTATGCGCAGCAGCGGCGCCAGTTCGGCAAGGCGATCGCCGATTTCCAGGGCGTGCAGTGGCTGCTTGCCGACATGGCAAAGGACATCGAGGCGGCTCGCCTGCTCGTTCGCAGCGCCGCCGAGAAGATCGATGCAGGAGAGAGTGCGACCAAGGCCTGCTCGATCGCCAAATGTTTCGCGGGAGACATAGCCGTGGCGCGCACTGCCGATGCCGTGCAGGTCTTCGGCGGCTCCGGCTACATACGCGGCTTCGAGGTCGAGCGCCTCTACCGGGACGCCAAGATCACGCAGATCTATGAAGGCACCAACCAGATCCAGCGCATGATCATCGCCCGCGAGCTCCTCAAGCATGGAGCCCGGGCGTGA
- a CDS encoding 3-ketoacyl-ACP reductase, giving the protein MTVGSRHAVFVTGSSRGIGLAAALELARRGFGVALNGPADDEELKSAEAAVAALGVPVARVAGNVADLGGHESMLDAAEAVIGPLSTLINNAGVSVISRGDPLDVTEESYDRCQAINTKAQFFLSQRWARRLLARKRDDGRFYSLINVSSSNATAVAEPRAEYCVSKAGSAMVSQVFAVRLGRENIAVYDIRPGLIETAMTRAVSETYQRRIDDEGLTLIRRLGKPEDVGRVMATLATGELPYTTGHVIAVDAGMLVPRF; this is encoded by the coding sequence GTGACCGTCGGATCGCGTCATGCGGTTTTCGTCACCGGATCAAGCCGCGGCATCGGGCTTGCGGCTGCGTTGGAGCTCGCCCGGCGCGGATTCGGCGTGGCGCTCAACGGTCCGGCCGATGATGAGGAACTGAAATCCGCCGAAGCTGCTGTCGCCGCCCTCGGCGTTCCGGTCGCGCGTGTCGCAGGCAATGTCGCCGATCTGGGCGGCCACGAGAGTATGCTCGACGCGGCCGAGGCCGTCATCGGGCCGCTGTCGACGCTGATCAACAATGCCGGCGTGTCGGTCATCTCGCGCGGCGACCCGCTCGACGTGACGGAGGAGAGCTATGACCGCTGTCAGGCAATCAACACGAAGGCGCAGTTCTTCCTGTCCCAGCGCTGGGCCAGGCGGCTGCTTGCCCGCAAACGCGATGACGGCCGCTTCTACAGCCTGATCAACGTCTCTTCCTCCAATGCGACGGCGGTGGCGGAGCCGCGCGCCGAATATTGCGTGTCCAAGGCCGGATCCGCGATGGTCAGTCAGGTCTTCGCCGTCCGCCTTGGCCGGGAGAACATCGCCGTCTACGACATCAGGCCTGGTCTGATCGAAACGGCCATGACCAGGGCGGTCAGCGAGACTTACCAGCGCCGCATCGATGACGAAGGGCTGACATTGATCCGCCGCCTCGGCAAACCGGAGGATGTCGGTCGCGTCATGGCGACGCTCGCCACGGGCGAGCTGCCATATACGACCGGCCATGTCATTGCCGTCGATGCGGGCATGCTGGTCCCGCGGTTCTGA
- a CDS encoding aldo/keto reductase: protein MKPSDKRVFGRSGLNVTAFAFGTAPIGNFLQPIDEQTANAMIQTAWDAGIRFYDTAPMYGHGLSELRTGHSLRWKKRDEFVLASKVGRVLKSAKRSGIDFAPWSNAAPNTMNFDYSYDGTMRSFEDSLQRLALEHIDMLFIHDIDRFTRGDEQPEVFRQAMDGCWRALEKLRSGGAVKAIGVGVNEWQVCHEALKQRDFDCFLLAGRYTLLEQEALDEFLPLCVERGAAVLVGGGFNSGILATGAVPGAKYNYSPAPKPVMEKVAKIEKVCRAHGVPLPAAALQFVVAHPAIPSFCAGTRTVRQLEQNLDWFSYPIPGEFWQELKKGGLLREDAPVPA, encoded by the coding sequence ATGAAGCCGTCTGACAAGCGCGTATTCGGGCGGTCTGGGCTCAACGTCACGGCCTTCGCGTTCGGAACCGCTCCGATCGGCAATTTCCTTCAGCCGATAGACGAGCAGACCGCGAATGCAATGATCCAGACCGCATGGGACGCGGGCATACGTTTCTACGACACCGCGCCGATGTACGGCCACGGCCTTTCGGAACTGCGAACTGGGCATTCGCTGCGCTGGAAGAAGCGCGACGAGTTCGTCCTCGCCAGCAAGGTGGGCCGGGTGCTCAAGTCCGCGAAACGCTCCGGGATCGACTTCGCGCCGTGGTCGAACGCTGCGCCGAACACCATGAATTTCGACTACTCCTATGACGGCACCATGCGGTCGTTCGAAGACTCGCTGCAGCGCCTGGCGCTCGAACACATCGACATGCTTTTCATCCACGACATCGATCGGTTCACCCGTGGCGACGAGCAGCCGGAAGTCTTCCGGCAGGCGATGGATGGCTGCTGGCGGGCATTGGAGAAGCTGCGCTCGGGAGGCGCCGTAAAGGCGATCGGCGTTGGGGTCAACGAATGGCAGGTTTGCCACGAGGCACTGAAGCAGCGCGACTTCGACTGCTTCCTGCTGGCGGGCCGCTATACGCTGCTCGAGCAAGAAGCCCTCGACGAGTTCCTGCCGCTTTGCGTCGAGCGCGGCGCGGCGGTACTCGTCGGTGGTGGATTCAACTCCGGTATTCTGGCCACCGGTGCCGTTCCCGGTGCCAAGTACAACTACTCGCCGGCGCCAAAACCCGTCATGGAGAAGGTGGCAAAGATCGAGAAGGTCTGCCGCGCGCATGGCGTGCCGCTGCCGGCCGCCGCCTTGCAGTTCGTGGTGGCGCATCCGGCCATCCCCTCCTTCTGTGCCGGCACTCGTACGGTCCGGCAACTCGAGCAGAACCTGGACTGGTTCAGCTACCCTATTCCTGGCGAGTTCTGGCAAGAGCTGAAGAAGGGCGGCCTGTTGCGAGAAGACGCCCCGGTGCCGGCATGA